A section of the Methanocellales archaeon genome encodes:
- a CDS encoding cytidine/deoxycytidylate deaminase family protein: MRPSIDDYFLEIASVVAKRSTCLRNQVGAVIVKDKRILATGYNGAPRGLEHCLDIGCIRKQNDIPSGERHELCRGVHAEQNAIIQAAIHGVSIEGSTLYSTHQPCILCAKILINAKIGRVLFINSYPDDAALKFLRQANVEVEQKAID, encoded by the coding sequence ATGAGACCTTCGATCGACGACTACTTCCTGGAAATAGCATCTGTTGTGGCCAAGAGGTCAACCTGTTTGAGAAATCAGGTTGGTGCAGTGATAGTGAAAGACAAAAGGATCTTGGCGACTGGTTATAATGGTGCACCTCGTGGTTTAGAACATTGCTTGGATATAGGGTGCATCCGAAAACAAAACGACATTCCGTCAGGAGAGCGGCATGAACTATGCAGGGGGGTTCATGCAGAACAAAATGCGATCATACAAGCTGCCATTCATGGCGTTTCCATAGAGGGGTCAACCTTGTATTCAACGCATCAACCTTGTATTTTATGCGCCAAAATACTCATTAATGCGAAGATTGGCAGAGTGTTATTTATAAATTCTTATCCTGACGACGCCGCCCTGAAATTTTTGAGGCAAGCCAATGTGGAAGTAGAGCAAAAAGCGATTGATTAG
- the hisS gene encoding histidine--tRNA ligase, with the protein MKIQRPRGTQDFLPEEMAKRRFIESKMRKTVESWGYQEIQTPIFESLYLFTLRSGDTIIDQSYIFDDKGGRKLILRPELTEPVTRLYVEKLQADPKPLKLYYFSNCFRYERPQKGRFREFWQFGVELIGSDRPEAEVEVIALASSVLDNIGLKGDLHVGHLGALRSLIGDLSDEQKNAIIRSIDKRDYEGLRTYLDEIGATALEENIRALIKSEDIKEARETVGDVPALERLEDISDQLDLYGISHKIDFSVARGLEYYTGMVFEIYAEGLGTENQICGGGSYRLAHLFGGEDTPSTGFAFGFDRVIMALGDIKLPQQTKVMIVSTKEQREWARTKVAPRIRKYFPTEVDLMDRDINGQLSRANAIGATHVVIVGERELQKGEEFVTLKGMKTGEQETLTMEEAIKRIRLDEV; encoded by the coding sequence ATGAAAATTCAAAGGCCCAGGGGTACGCAAGATTTTTTACCAGAGGAGATGGCAAAGAGGCGTTTTATCGAGAGCAAAATGCGAAAAACAGTGGAAAGCTGGGGCTATCAAGAGATTCAGACGCCCATTTTTGAGAGTTTATACTTATTCACGCTTAGATCAGGAGATACAATCATAGACCAGAGCTATATTTTTGATGATAAAGGTGGAAGGAAGCTGATACTTCGCCCCGAGTTAACCGAACCAGTTACGAGATTGTACGTGGAAAAACTGCAAGCAGACCCCAAGCCGCTAAAATTATATTATTTTTCTAATTGCTTCAGATACGAAAGGCCCCAGAAAGGACGCTTTAGAGAGTTCTGGCAGTTTGGGGTTGAGCTGATAGGCAGCGATAGACCTGAGGCAGAGGTGGAGGTCATCGCACTTGCATCATCTGTGCTTGATAATATTGGGCTAAAAGGTGACTTACATGTGGGGCATCTTGGCGCTCTCCGCTCACTTATAGGAGATCTAAGCGATGAACAGAAGAATGCGATCATTAGATCTATCGACAAAAGAGATTATGAAGGGCTAAGAACCTATTTAGATGAGATCGGAGCTACCGCACTGGAGGAAAACATACGTGCTTTGATCAAAAGCGAAGATATCAAGGAGGCACGTGAAACAGTTGGCGATGTTCCCGCGTTGGAGCGGCTGGAGGATATCTCGGACCAGTTGGATCTGTATGGCATATCACACAAAATAGATTTCTCTGTTGCCAGAGGCTTGGAGTATTATACAGGCATGGTTTTCGAGATCTATGCAGAGGGTTTAGGTACGGAAAATCAGATCTGCGGTGGGGGATCCTATCGATTGGCACATCTGTTCGGGGGGGAGGACACCCCTTCCACGGGTTTTGCCTTTGGTTTCGATCGAGTGATCATGGCATTGGGAGATATAAAATTACCTCAGCAGACAAAAGTCATGATCGTTTCTACGAAGGAGCAGAGAGAGTGGGCGCGCACGAAGGTTGCACCCCGCATTAGAAAATACTTTCCCACAGAAGTAGACCTAATGGATCGTGATATAAACGGTCAATTGTCACGCGCCAATGCAATCGGGGCTACCCATGTGGTCATAGTCGGAGAGAGAGAACTGCAAAAAGGAGAAGAATTTGTAACCCTCAAAGGCATGAAGACGGGCGAACAGGAAACGCTCACAATGGAGGAGGCAATAAAGCGTATTAGGCTTGATGAGGTATAG
- a CDS encoding ABC transporter ATP-binding protein, translating into MTIELKDVSKQYGEGNVAFLALRDVNLVLNEGDFISVVGPSGSGKTTLLNIMGCLDVPTTGTVLVDGQPTEKLGDFELSKIRKEKIGFVFQDYYLNDSMNALQNVMLPLEFSGRSNKKEEATKLLESVGLGGKLRNFPTELSGGERQRVVIARAMANKPKYLLTDEPTGNLDSAAGRKILDLLRELNSEGDVSVVIITHDKDVASVAKKQIKIVDGTVV; encoded by the coding sequence ATGACCATAGAATTAAAGGATGTATCAAAACAGTATGGGGAAGGGAACGTTGCTTTCTTGGCCCTAAGAGACGTTAATCTAGTGTTAAATGAAGGGGATTTTATTTCTGTCGTTGGTCCTTCTGGTTCCGGGAAAACCACCTTACTAAACATAATGGGCTGTCTGGATGTACCAACTACTGGCACTGTGTTGGTTGATGGCCAACCTACGGAAAAACTCGGAGATTTTGAATTAAGTAAAATAAGAAAGGAGAAAATAGGCTTTGTTTTCCAGGATTATTATTTGAATGATAGCATGAACGCATTGCAGAACGTCATGTTGCCATTGGAGTTCAGTGGGCGTTCCAATAAGAAAGAGGAGGCAACTAAATTGCTGGAATCCGTCGGGCTGGGTGGCAAGTTACGTAACTTTCCCACGGAACTATCCGGAGGAGAAAGACAGAGAGTCGTAATTGCCAGAGCCATGGCAAACAAACCAAAATATCTCTTAACAGATGAGCCAACAGGAAATTTGGATTCTGCGGCTGGTAGAAAGATACTTGATTTGCTGAGAGAGTTAAATAGTGAAGGGGATGTCAGTGTCGTCATAATAACGCATGATAAAGACGTTGCAAGCGTCGCAAAAAAACAAATAAAAATAGTGGATGGTACGGTCGTATGA
- a CDS encoding ABC transporter permease → MWWIIYAYLKRRKIRVFLTMLGIAVGVATLFTILSISDGIDLSINQEMQDVGEQIFVIPFGHRHHRIMGLLEGEAEGTIPSSVHPQVKGVDNVKLAVPVLLKKAEMNGLTVLPVMGTTKEIAELRQWGYIEDFDGAVLGSFESIGRGILEGDVILLESQHSIELEVIKTLEETGTHDDHYVFIPLASAQELFGEEGNISAIFVTMENPEKAAETVAALNQIENVEAVFAHDVFQEILNTFSTTRANIILITGIAIVAGAFTTINTMTMAVYERKKDIGLSRAVGATQMDIFTLFMVESLILSIVACVLGILIGYAFLNVYPLIVPLSLGGIQSAPYYSPHNVLLCFIIAYGVGTISGIYPAISAARLTPIDALRGL, encoded by the coding sequence ATGTGGTGGATCATATACGCTTACCTAAAAAGAAGAAAAATAAGGGTTTTTTTAACCATGCTTGGAATCGCTGTTGGTGTTGCCACTTTATTCACCATTTTGTCTATAAGCGATGGCATTGATCTATCCATAAACCAAGAGATGCAAGATGTGGGAGAACAGATATTCGTCATTCCCTTTGGCCATAGGCATCATCGTATCATGGGACTATTGGAGGGCGAGGCAGAGGGTACCATACCATCGAGCGTGCATCCTCAAGTAAAAGGGGTAGACAATGTGAAGCTTGCGGTACCTGTGCTTCTTAAAAAAGCCGAAATGAATGGCCTCACAGTGTTACCTGTGATGGGTACGACGAAAGAGATAGCTGAATTGAGACAATGGGGCTACATCGAAGACTTTGACGGAGCTGTATTAGGATCTTTTGAATCCATTGGGAGGGGCATCTTGGAGGGGGATGTTATCCTATTGGAATCGCAGCATTCGATTGAACTGGAAGTAATAAAAACATTGGAGGAGACTGGAACCCACGATGACCATTATGTGTTCATACCGTTGGCCTCTGCCCAAGAACTTTTTGGCGAGGAGGGGAACATAAGCGCAATATTTGTGACAATGGAGAATCCTGAAAAAGCAGCAGAAACCGTAGCTGCCCTTAACCAAATAGAAAATGTGGAAGCCGTATTTGCACACGATGTCTTCCAAGAAATCCTCAATACGTTTTCCACTACGAGGGCAAATATAATACTAATCACGGGAATAGCAATCGTTGCAGGTGCATTTACCACGATAAATACCATGACGATGGCGGTATACGAGCGCAAAAAGGACATAGGGTTATCAAGGGCGGTTGGGGCCACTCAAATGGATATATTCACGCTATTCATGGTTGAGTCCCTCATCCTTTCGATAGTCGCATGTGTCCTAGGTATCTTAATAGGCTATGCGTTTTTGAATGTCTATCCTTTAATAGTCCCCCTTTCCCTCGGTGGCATTCAATCTGCTCCCTATTACTCGCCACATAATGTTTTGCTATGCTTTATCATTGCATATGGTGTGGGCACTATTTCAGGTATATATCCTGCCATAAGCGCTGCAAGATTAACTCCAATAGATGCTTTGAGAGGACTATGA
- a CDS encoding 4Fe-4S binding protein: MSVKIDAEKCVGCGTCVEECPNDALSLEDDIAVVDDDLCVECGLCVEVCPAEALSLD; this comes from the coding sequence ATGTCAGTAAAAATCGATGCAGAAAAATGTGTAGGGTGCGGAACGTGCGTAGAGGAATGTCCTAACGACGCCCTCTCTCTGGAAGATGACATAGCAGTAGTAGACGACGATCTGTGCGTTGAATGCGGTCTGTGTGTCGAAGTTTGTCCAGCAGAAGCCCTATCGCTCGACTAG
- a CDS encoding nucleoside recognition domain-containing protein: protein MPVNDELADEQRWAEIGRIISQVQTITHRHHTLLEKIGDASIKPLTGSLIAMIILLFSFQLIRFVGEGLINYVFEPIFDAYTPLVTKLSELLGPGFVHDILIGTLIEGEIDYVQSLGLLTTGLFVPFAMVLPYVFAFYLVLGFLEDCGYLPRLAVLMDSLMHKIGLHGLSIVSFLLGLGCNVPGALSTRILDTKKQVFIAATLMAISVPCMAQIAMIVGLVGKYGAKGLGIVLFTLFMVWVVLGYLLNKILKGKSPEIFMEIPPYRVPYWGALLKKLWMRIRFFIREAVPYVLLGVFIINILYTLGIIEFIGQILSPIMVGLLGLPAEAAAALVVGFLRKDVAIGMLLPLGLTMSQAIVASVVLAMYFPCVATFVVLTKELGIVDMTKSVAIMITSTLLVGGLLNIIL from the coding sequence ATGCCGGTCAATGATGAACTCGCTGACGAGCAAAGGTGGGCTGAGATTGGTAGGATAATCAGCCAAGTACAAACCATAACCCATCGTCACCATACCCTTCTAGAAAAAATAGGAGATGCGAGCATCAAACCTTTGACCGGATCTCTCATAGCTATGATTATCCTGCTTTTTAGCTTTCAGCTCATAAGGTTTGTCGGGGAAGGCCTAATAAATTATGTATTTGAGCCGATCTTTGATGCTTACACTCCCCTGGTGACGAAATTGAGCGAATTACTCGGTCCTGGTTTTGTTCATGACATCTTGATCGGAACGCTAATAGAGGGAGAAATAGATTATGTGCAGTCCCTGGGGCTGTTGACCACCGGACTCTTCGTTCCATTTGCCATGGTCTTGCCATACGTGTTTGCGTTTTATTTGGTACTGGGCTTTTTAGAAGATTGTGGATATTTGCCTAGGTTGGCTGTGTTAATGGATAGCCTAATGCATAAAATAGGTTTGCACGGTCTATCCATCGTTTCATTCTTGCTAGGCTTGGGGTGCAACGTCCCAGGAGCTCTGTCCACTAGAATCTTGGATACTAAAAAACAGGTTTTCATTGCTGCAACTCTCATGGCGATTTCAGTTCCTTGTATGGCTCAAATCGCTATGATAGTCGGACTAGTTGGCAAATATGGTGCGAAAGGTCTAGGAATCGTTCTTTTCACACTTTTTATGGTATGGGTGGTCCTTGGATATTTGCTAAATAAAATTTTGAAGGGCAAGAGTCCCGAAATATTTATGGAAATTCCGCCCTATAGGGTTCCTTATTGGGGCGCATTACTGAAGAAGTTGTGGATGAGGATAAGATTTTTTATCAGAGAGGCAGTTCCGTATGTGTTGCTGGGGGTATTTATCATAAATATTCTCTATACGCTAGGAATCATCGAATTTATAGGCCAAATTCTCTCCCCCATAATGGTAGGGTTGCTTGGATTGCCAGCTGAGGCAGCTGCAGCACTCGTGGTTGGATTCCTGCGTAAGGATGTAGCTATAGGGATGCTTCTCCCCCTTGGTTTGACCATGTCTCAAGCAATAGTTGCTAGCGTAGTATTGGCGATGTATTTCCCATGTGTTGCTACGTTTGTCGTTTTAACTAAAGAATTAGGTATAGTGGATATGACAAAATCCGTTGCGATCATGATCACCTCTACTTTACTGGTAGGAGGTTTGCTCAATATAATTTTGTAG